In Parvivirga hydrogeniphila, one genomic interval encodes:
- the mltG gene encoding endolytic transglycosylase MltG, whose translation MGRERARDDRRVPRPARRRVPREERQIAAGDRPPVGRMRPEERARRRKTLLALVVLAGLVIALGVPTFAAYTLLLKPDVRVEAGRPVTVTVPEGSGTADIARILAEAGVVENAQMFRLRARLDGVDGAFKPGTYDLATRMPYDDLVKKLLAGPPVAYVDVTIPEGFTIDQIAARLEEKAGIPADEFLVLAKHGAAKYAADRPYLHDVKTGSLEGYLFPKTYRIREQMTADDVVRAMLDQFDKEIAQVDLSYAASKNLTLHDVVIIASIIEREARLDTERPLVSSVIYNRLRKGMKLEIDATIEYILPGNRPRLLNKHLKIDSPYNTYLYPGLPVGPISNPGLASLKAAAQPADTPYLYYVLTGKDGSHTFCATYEEFQRAKAKSKEVVP comes from the coding sequence ATGGGTCGTGAGCGGGCACGGGACGACAGGCGCGTGCCACGACCGGCGCGTCGCCGTGTGCCGCGCGAGGAGCGGCAGATCGCGGCTGGCGACCGGCCGCCCGTCGGCCGCATGCGCCCGGAGGAGCGAGCGCGCCGCCGCAAGACGCTGCTCGCGCTCGTCGTGCTCGCCGGTCTCGTCATCGCGCTCGGCGTCCCGACGTTCGCTGCCTACACGCTGCTCCTCAAGCCCGACGTGCGGGTCGAGGCCGGAAGGCCGGTCACAGTCACGGTGCCGGAAGGCTCCGGCACGGCGGACATCGCGCGCATCCTCGCCGAGGCCGGTGTGGTCGAGAACGCGCAGATGTTCCGGCTGCGGGCCCGGCTCGACGGCGTCGACGGCGCGTTCAAGCCAGGCACGTACGACCTCGCGACGCGCATGCCGTACGACGATCTCGTGAAGAAGCTGCTCGCAGGCCCGCCGGTCGCGTACGTGGACGTCACGATTCCCGAAGGCTTCACCATCGATCAGATCGCCGCGCGTCTCGAGGAGAAGGCCGGGATACCGGCAGACGAGTTCCTCGTGCTCGCGAAGCACGGTGCGGCGAAGTACGCGGCGGACAGGCCCTACCTCCACGACGTCAAGACCGGCTCCCTCGAGGGGTATCTCTTCCCGAAGACCTACCGTATCAGGGAACAGATGACGGCGGACGACGTGGTGCGCGCCATGCTCGACCAGTTCGACAAGGAGATCGCCCAGGTCGACCTGAGCTACGCGGCGAGCAAGAACCTCACGCTGCACGACGTCGTCATCATCGCTTCGATAATCGAGCGTGAGGCGCGGTTGGACACGGAGCGGCCGCTCGTCTCGTCGGTGATCTACAACCGCCTGCGGAAGGGCATGAAGCTCGAGATCGACGCTACCATCGAGTACATCCTGCCCGGGAACCGTCCCCGGCTGCTCAACAAGCACCTGAAGATCGACAGCCCCTACAACACCTACCTCTACCCTGGGCTTCCGGTGGGGCCCATATCGAACCCGGGACTTGCCTCGCTCAAGGCGGCGGCGCAGCCTGCCGACACTCCGTACCTGTACTACGTCCTCACCGGAAAGGACGGTTCGCACACCTTCTGCGCGACCTACGAGGAGTTCCAGCGCGCGAAGGCGAAGTCGAAGGAGGTGGTACCGTGA
- the ruvX gene encoding Holliday junction resolvase RuvX, translating to MRVLGLDIGSVRVGVAISDPSGTVATPRCVLDAKQLLRDPRELKAIVEEEGVELLVVGLPVTMAGEEGPQARSARVAGEALKEVLGLPVEYFDERLTTVAASSAMRSGGVRGRSQRGRLDAAAAAIMLQAYLDRRKARRSDGS from the coding sequence GTGCGCGTGCTCGGACTCGACATCGGGAGCGTCCGGGTCGGTGTCGCCATCTCTGACCCGAGCGGCACGGTCGCCACGCCACGGTGCGTGCTCGACGCCAAGCAGCTGCTTCGCGACCCGCGCGAACTGAAGGCGATCGTGGAGGAAGAAGGCGTCGAGCTTCTCGTGGTCGGCTTGCCCGTCACGATGGCAGGCGAGGAAGGTCCGCAGGCGAGAAGCGCCCGGGTGGCAGGCGAGGCGCTGAAAGAGGTTCTCGGGCTTCCCGTGGAGTACTTCGACGAGCGGCTCACGACGGTAGCGGCGAGCTCCGCCATGCGCTCGGGCGGCGTGAGGGGGCGCTCCCAGCGCGGACGCCTCGACGCGGCGGCCGCCGCGATCATGCTGCAAGCATACCTGGATCGGCGGAAGGCGAGGCGATCCGATGGGTCGTGA
- the alaS gene encoding alanine--tRNA ligase: MKSAEIRESFLQFFEGKGCTRVPSSSLVPDDPSLLLTSAGMVQFKPVFLGLVDPGYTRATTCQKCARTTDIDIIGTTGRHHSFFEMLGNFSFGDYFKSEACAWAYEYSTQVLGLDPDRLWFSIYEDDDEAEAVWRDEVGVPAERIVRMGAKDNFWSAGPTGPCGPCSELYYDQGPEVGCGSPDCAPGCDCDRFLEYWNLVFMQYDRQEDGTLVPLPKKNIDTGMGLERVAAIMQGVHSNFETDILRGILAVAERISGVEYGRSAKTDTSLRILTDHARAVTFLIADGVLPSNESRGYVLRRLLRRAVRHGRLLGVERPFLGELVDEVVARMGDAYPEIVEHHGLVKRIVLSEEERFGATLKQGLALLTSEIERTKTSGASTLDGGFAFMLHDTYGFPFELTSEIAGESGLSVDHEAFERHMHEQRERARAAVQDESWSGISAAFAEIGKRLGGVEFVGYAKDECDTVVAGIVVGGEQVETIEAGTEAEVVLAATPFYGEQGGQVGDTGIIASERARFVVNDAKVPAPGVISHVGVLESGTLSVGDSVHAAIDVARRERIRRNHTATHILHWALRTVLGEHVRQSGSLVAPDRLRFDFTHFEAPGAEALQKIERLVNAKIMENHPVRNYETSLATAREMGVTALFGEKYGEIVRVLEVGNFSKELCGGTHVGRTSEIGFLKIVSEGSIGANLRRIEAVTSFDALEFVYREEAVLAELERTLKARTAELPGKVEALLERVKQAEARAKAAATRSVDAAAVPEAVAAAGYTVRIGRVDGLDAQALRALADELRAASGAVFLASVNEGAVLLVAAGTDEAVAKGFDAGALVREAARIVGGGGGGKPAFAQAGGKDPGAVDDALARVRAALGTG; encoded by the coding sequence GTGAAGTCTGCAGAGATCCGCGAAAGCTTCCTTCAGTTCTTCGAGGGCAAGGGCTGCACGAGGGTGCCGTCCTCATCGCTTGTGCCGGATGACCCGTCGCTTCTGCTCACCTCGGCAGGGATGGTGCAGTTCAAGCCCGTGTTCTTAGGGCTCGTGGATCCCGGGTACACGCGCGCGACCACCTGCCAGAAGTGCGCGCGCACGACCGACATCGACATCATCGGCACCACCGGCCGCCACCACAGCTTCTTCGAGATGCTGGGCAACTTCAGCTTCGGCGACTACTTCAAGAGCGAGGCGTGCGCTTGGGCGTACGAGTACTCGACGCAGGTGCTCGGCCTCGATCCCGACCGGCTGTGGTTCTCCATCTACGAGGACGATGACGAGGCCGAGGCGGTCTGGCGCGACGAGGTCGGCGTGCCTGCCGAGCGGATCGTGCGCATGGGCGCGAAGGACAACTTCTGGAGCGCCGGCCCCACCGGTCCGTGCGGTCCGTGCTCGGAGCTGTACTACGACCAGGGACCCGAGGTGGGATGCGGCTCGCCGGACTGCGCCCCGGGATGCGACTGCGACCGGTTCTTGGAGTACTGGAACCTCGTCTTCATGCAGTACGACAGGCAAGAAGACGGCACGCTCGTGCCGTTGCCGAAGAAGAACATCGATACCGGCATGGGCCTCGAGCGCGTCGCTGCGATCATGCAAGGCGTGCACTCCAACTTCGAGACCGACATCCTGCGCGGCATCCTCGCCGTGGCGGAGCGCATCTCCGGCGTCGAGTACGGCCGCTCGGCGAAGACCGACACCTCGCTCCGCATCCTGACCGACCACGCGCGCGCGGTGACGTTCCTCATCGCCGACGGCGTGCTCCCGTCCAACGAAAGCCGCGGCTACGTGCTGAGGCGCTTGCTTCGCCGAGCGGTCCGACACGGGCGGCTGCTCGGGGTCGAGCGGCCGTTCCTGGGCGAGCTCGTCGACGAGGTCGTGGCGCGGATGGGGGACGCCTATCCCGAGATCGTGGAGCACCACGGCTTGGTGAAGCGCATCGTGCTGAGCGAGGAGGAGCGATTCGGGGCGACGCTCAAGCAAGGGCTTGCACTCCTGACCAGCGAGATCGAGCGCACGAAGACAAGCGGCGCCTCGACGCTCGACGGCGGGTTCGCGTTCATGCTGCACGACACCTACGGGTTCCCGTTCGAGCTCACCTCCGAGATCGCCGGGGAGTCCGGCCTGTCCGTCGACCACGAGGCGTTCGAGCGGCACATGCACGAGCAGCGCGAGCGGGCGCGCGCGGCCGTCCAGGACGAGTCGTGGAGCGGCATCAGCGCGGCCTTCGCAGAGATCGGGAAGCGGCTCGGCGGCGTCGAGTTCGTCGGATACGCGAAAGACGAGTGCGACACGGTCGTGGCAGGCATCGTCGTCGGCGGCGAGCAGGTCGAGACGATCGAGGCCGGCACGGAGGCCGAAGTGGTGCTCGCCGCAACGCCGTTCTACGGCGAGCAGGGCGGCCAGGTCGGCGATACGGGCATCATCGCATCCGAACGCGCGCGCTTCGTCGTCAATGACGCCAAAGTTCCGGCGCCCGGTGTGATCTCGCATGTCGGCGTGCTCGAGAGCGGCACGCTTTCTGTAGGAGACAGCGTGCACGCTGCCATCGACGTGGCGCGCCGGGAGCGCATCCGGCGCAACCACACGGCGACCCACATCCTGCACTGGGCGCTCCGCACGGTGCTCGGCGAGCACGTGCGGCAGTCCGGTTCGCTCGTGGCGCCGGACCGGCTCCGCTTCGACTTCACGCACTTCGAGGCGCCCGGCGCGGAGGCGCTCCAGAAGATCGAGCGGCTGGTGAACGCCAAGATCATGGAGAACCATCCGGTGCGCAACTACGAGACCTCGCTTGCCACCGCGCGCGAGATGGGCGTGACCGCGCTGTTCGGGGAGAAGTACGGCGAGATCGTGCGCGTGCTCGAGGTCGGCAACTTCAGCAAGGAGCTGTGCGGTGGCACGCACGTCGGCCGAACGAGCGAGATCGGGTTCTTGAAGATCGTCTCGGAAGGCAGCATCGGCGCGAACCTGCGCCGCATCGAGGCGGTGACGTCGTTCGACGCGCTCGAGTTCGTGTACCGCGAAGAAGCGGTGCTCGCAGAGCTCGAGCGGACGCTCAAGGCCCGGACAGCCGAGCTGCCCGGCAAGGTCGAAGCGCTGCTCGAGCGGGTGAAGCAGGCAGAGGCGCGCGCGAAGGCCGCCGCGACGCGCTCTGTGGACGCCGCTGCCGTTCCCGAAGCGGTCGCCGCTGCGGGGTACACCGTGCGGATCGGACGCGTCGATGGCCTCGATGCGCAGGCGCTGCGAGCGCTCGCCGACGAGCTCCGCGCGGCTTCCGGCGCCGTGTTCCTCGCGAGCGTGAACGAGGGGGCGGTGCTGCTGGTCGCCGCTGGAACGGACGAGGCGGTCGCGAAGGGCTTCGACGCCGGCGCGCTCGTGCGCGAGGCGGCCCGGATCGTCGGCGGAGGCGGCGGCGGGAAGCCCGCGTTCGCGCAGGCGGGCGGCAAGGATCCGGGCGCGGTCGACGACGCGCTCGCTCGGGTGCGCGCCGCCCTCGGGACCGGATGA
- a CDS encoding AI-2E family transporter, with the protein MPDRSESLERWRRVLTVSWALVGVLILAAASVFALVRISPALVPFGLALVIVFLLRTPVAALERRRLKRGAAVAVCYLAILAALAVLGLFIVPPLVDQVRQFLGAFPGYYDRVLDLWGQVQRQYSAVAWPSWLDDALVGIRDGLAEQLASWSANLAKTLFSVGGGAVSFLLNVFLALVVAFWLLKDMEVIKREFVALAGPKRRDEASIVIGKVSTVLSGYLRGQAIVSATTAVIVTIGFTVLGVPYALVLGLLAGALNIVPWFGPLVAEVISAIAAAFVSPWLALWAVLVVIGAQQITDMFITPRVMSEQVDLHPVLVIFSLLTGAALAGIVGMVLAIPVAAIAKGLFVYYFEKWTDSSLATENGALFRSAVPCETDDRSAMTDEER; encoded by the coding sequence ATGCCGGACCGGTCGGAGTCGCTCGAGCGCTGGCGTCGCGTGCTCACGGTGTCGTGGGCGCTCGTGGGGGTGCTCATCCTTGCTGCCGCTTCTGTGTTCGCGCTCGTCCGGATCTCCCCGGCCCTCGTGCCGTTCGGGCTCGCGCTCGTGATCGTCTTCCTGCTGCGGACGCCTGTGGCCGCGCTGGAGCGGCGCAGGCTGAAACGCGGCGCCGCCGTCGCGGTCTGCTACCTCGCCATCCTGGCCGCGCTCGCGGTCCTGGGGCTCTTCATCGTGCCGCCGCTCGTCGACCAGGTCCGGCAGTTCCTCGGCGCGTTCCCTGGCTACTACGACCGCGTTCTCGACCTGTGGGGGCAGGTGCAGCGGCAGTACAGCGCCGTCGCGTGGCCGTCATGGCTTGACGACGCGCTGGTGGGCATCCGTGACGGGCTCGCGGAGCAGCTCGCGTCCTGGTCGGCGAACCTCGCCAAGACGCTGTTCTCGGTCGGCGGCGGTGCGGTGAGCTTCCTTCTGAACGTCTTCCTTGCGCTCGTGGTGGCGTTCTGGCTGCTCAAAGACATGGAGGTCATCAAGCGCGAGTTCGTGGCGCTCGCTGGACCGAAGCGTCGCGACGAGGCGTCCATCGTGATCGGCAAGGTGTCGACGGTGCTGAGCGGGTACCTGCGCGGCCAGGCCATCGTGTCGGCCACCACCGCCGTCATCGTCACCATCGGGTTCACGGTGCTCGGCGTTCCCTACGCGCTCGTGCTCGGGCTGCTCGCGGGCGCTCTCAACATCGTTCCGTGGTTCGGACCGCTTGTCGCCGAAGTCATCTCGGCGATCGCCGCGGCGTTCGTCAGCCCGTGGCTCGCGCTGTGGGCGGTGCTGGTGGTCATCGGCGCCCAGCAGATCACCGACATGTTCATCACGCCTCGTGTGATGTCCGAGCAGGTCGACCTGCATCCTGTGCTCGTGATATTCTCGCTGCTCACTGGCGCGGCGCTCGCGGGCATCGTGGGCATGGTGCTCGCGATCCCGGTGGCCGCGATCGCCAAAGGGCTGTTCGTCTACTACTTCGAGAAGTGGACCGACTCGAGCCTTGCGACGGAGAACGGCGCGCTGTTCCGGAGCGCGGTGCCGTGCGAGACCGATGACCGCAGTGCGATGACGGACGAGGAGCGCTAG
- a CDS encoding SigB/SigF/SigG family RNA polymerase sigma factor — protein sequence MSGSSKKPVRRLVWDKARTRELFRRYREHGDEAARDELVSMYLNLVRYLASRFRNRGEPLDDLIQVGTIGLIKAIDRFDIDRDVEFTTYATPTIVGEIKRHFRDKGWAVKVPRRLQELSFKVNQSLDALTQELQRAPTIEEIGERVGATAEEVLEALESSEAYNFVSLEGDRNSENQDSTFSILEYIGKNDHLIDVVEDRAVLAEGLKQLTPLEQHVLYLRFFEGLTQTEIAARLGVSQMQVSRMLRKTLKVLRDALVPEGV from the coding sequence GTGTCCGGCTCCTCGAAGAAACCCGTGCGGCGTCTCGTGTGGGACAAGGCGCGGACCCGCGAGCTGTTCCGCCGCTACCGTGAGCACGGCGACGAGGCGGCCAGGGACGAGCTCGTCTCGATGTACCTGAACCTCGTGCGCTACCTCGCGAGCAGGTTCCGGAACCGCGGCGAGCCGCTCGACGACCTCATCCAAGTCGGCACGATCGGGCTCATCAAAGCCATCGACCGGTTCGACATCGACCGCGACGTGGAGTTCACGACGTACGCGACGCCCACGATCGTCGGGGAGATCAAGCGGCACTTCCGTGACAAGGGCTGGGCGGTGAAGGTGCCGCGGCGTCTGCAGGAGCTGTCGTTCAAGGTGAACCAGTCGCTCGACGCGCTCACGCAAGAGCTCCAGCGCGCTCCGACGATCGAGGAGATCGGCGAACGTGTCGGGGCGACGGCAGAAGAGGTGCTCGAGGCGCTCGAATCGAGCGAAGCGTACAACTTCGTGTCGCTCGAAGGGGACAGGAACAGCGAGAACCAGGACTCGACCTTCTCGATCCTGGAGTACATCGGCAAGAACGACCACCTCATCGACGTCGTCGAAGACAGGGCCGTGCTCGCCGAGGGGCTCAAACAGCTCACGCCTCTCGAGCAGCACGTCTTGTACCTGCGGTTCTTCGAGGGGCTCACACAGACCGAGATCGCAGCGAGATTGGGCGTCTCGCAGATGCAGGTCTCGCGGATGTTGCGCAAGACGCTCAAGGTCTTGCGGGACGCGCTCGTCCCCGAGGGGGTGTGA
- a CDS encoding ATP-binding protein — protein MAPEQVTLTVPARGEYARTVRMTASELAVRLGMPYDRIEDVRMAADEAFVYACSRTSETGTVVFQFELTDEELTMCVGPIASVGESEDPLQDAPGRYASFILEAVCDTFVVEPGDDGARLRIVKRASDDEE, from the coding sequence ATGGCACCAGAACAGGTCACGCTCACCGTGCCCGCGCGCGGCGAGTACGCGCGCACGGTCCGCATGACGGCCTCAGAGCTCGCGGTGCGGCTTGGGATGCCGTACGACCGCATCGAAGACGTGCGCATGGCGGCCGACGAAGCGTTCGTGTACGCGTGCAGCAGGACGTCTGAGACCGGCACGGTCGTCTTCCAGTTCGAGCTCACAGACGAGGAGCTGACGATGTGCGTCGGCCCCATCGCCTCCGTGGGCGAGTCGGAAGATCCGCTCCAGGACGCGCCCGGACGCTACGCGTCGTTCATCCTCGAAGCCGTGTGCGACACGTTCGTCGTGGAGCCCGGCGACGATGGCGCCCGGCTTCGCATCGTCAAGCGCGCGTCGGACGACGAGGAGTGA
- a CDS encoding replication-associated recombination protein A: protein MDDLFSTSADDALAASAPLAVRMRPRTLDEIVGQDEVVGPGTFVRHAVQTDTLTSVILYGPPGCGKTTLARVIARASQAHFEEISAVTSGVKEVRALIDQARNRLAMTGKRTIVFIDEIHRFNKTQQDALLHAVEDRLIVLVGATTENPFFEVAAPLISRSRVIVMRALSDDAVRTIVRRAVSDAERGLGGQVVLEPAAEDRIVLAASGDARAALTALELAASIAPRGRDGLAHITAEHVAEVTQTRHLRYDKAGDEHYDLASAFIKSMRGSDPDAAVYYLARMIAGGEDPKFIARRMLIFASEDVGMADPQALSVAHAAVKAAEFVGLPECRINLAHAAIYLALAPKSNACYRAIDEAMAEVEAGPATAVPEHLRDRHRPGAETYPEYVYPHDRPAEAASQTYLPPELAGRRFYRPKDEPPAPAHEGDDAL, encoded by the coding sequence ATGGACGATCTGTTCTCGACCAGTGCTGACGACGCGCTCGCGGCTTCGGCGCCGCTCGCGGTGCGGATGCGACCGCGGACGCTCGACGAGATCGTTGGCCAGGACGAGGTGGTCGGGCCGGGCACCTTCGTGCGGCACGCCGTCCAGACCGACACGCTCACGTCCGTCATCCTCTACGGCCCGCCGGGGTGCGGCAAGACGACGCTCGCGCGCGTGATCGCACGAGCGAGCCAGGCACACTTCGAGGAGATCTCCGCTGTGACCTCCGGGGTCAAGGAGGTCCGGGCCCTCATCGACCAGGCGCGCAACCGGCTCGCGATGACCGGCAAGCGCACGATCGTCTTCATCGACGAGATCCACCGCTTCAACAAGACGCAGCAAGACGCGCTGCTGCACGCGGTGGAAGACCGGCTCATCGTGCTCGTCGGCGCCACAACGGAGAACCCGTTCTTCGAGGTGGCAGCGCCGCTCATCAGCCGCTCGCGCGTGATCGTCATGCGCGCGCTGTCCGATGACGCTGTGCGGACGATCGTCCGGCGCGCCGTCAGCGATGCCGAGCGCGGCCTCGGCGGCCAGGTGGTGCTGGAGCCGGCGGCCGAGGACCGCATCGTGCTCGCGGCATCAGGCGACGCGCGCGCCGCGCTCACGGCCCTCGAGCTCGCCGCGTCGATCGCGCCTCGCGGCCGAGACGGCCTCGCGCACATCACGGCAGAGCACGTGGCAGAGGTGACGCAGACCCGGCACCTGCGCTACGACAAGGCAGGCGACGAGCACTACGACCTCGCGTCGGCCTTCATCAAGTCGATGCGCGGGAGCGATCCGGACGCTGCCGTGTACTACCTTGCGCGCATGATCGCAGGCGGCGAGGACCCGAAGTTCATCGCGAGGCGCATGCTCATCTTCGCGTCCGAAGACGTCGGGATGGCCGATCCGCAGGCGCTCTCGGTGGCGCACGCTGCGGTGAAGGCCGCCGAGTTCGTGGGGCTTCCAGAGTGCCGCATCAACCTCGCGCACGCCGCAATCTACCTGGCGCTCGCGCCGAAGTCCAACGCGTGCTACCGGGCGATCGACGAAGCGATGGCCGAGGTCGAAGCGGGGCCGGCGACCGCCGTGCCAGAGCACCTGCGCGACCGGCATCGTCCCGGCGCCGAGACCTACCCGGAGTACGTCTATCCGCACGACCGCCCCGCCGAAGCGGCCTCCCAGACCTACCTGCCGCCAGAGCTCGCTGGCAGACGCTTCTACCGGCCGAAGGACGAGCCGCCAGCGCCAGCGCACGAGGGCGACGACGCGCTCTGA
- a CDS encoding thioredoxin domain-containing protein, with product MRRFIAAIVVASCALTLVGCGGGGGGTKQTDTQQPAQQAPARSAQQQPTTVDRSPEETPTLVPFPSTLSTALPSTVQSKLDAGRPMLLFFYDSSEPETKEQRGEIDAVLSDYRGLIDLVAFDVNGGDSGQATEAAKQAAGLAADLGVKATPYIIVVDRNGYITWRWLGFVDRDVIEREVLRATQ from the coding sequence ATGCGCAGGTTCATCGCAGCAATCGTCGTCGCTTCGTGTGCGCTGACCCTCGTGGGGTGCGGCGGCGGGGGAGGCGGCACCAAGCAAACGGACACACAGCAGCCGGCGCAGCAGGCTCCCGCGCGCTCTGCGCAGCAGCAGCCGACGACCGTCGACCGCTCGCCGGAGGAGACCCCCACGCTCGTGCCCTTCCCGTCCACCCTCTCAACCGCACTGCCGAGCACAGTGCAGTCGAAGCTGGATGCTGGCCGCCCGATGCTCCTGTTCTTCTACGACTCCAGCGAGCCGGAGACCAAGGAGCAGCGCGGGGAGATCGATGCCGTTCTGAGCGACTACCGCGGGCTCATCGACCTTGTCGCCTTCGACGTCAATGGCGGCGACTCCGGGCAGGCGACGGAGGCAGCGAAGCAAGCGGCCGGGCTCGCCGCCGACCTCGGGGTGAAGGCGACGCCGTACATCATCGTGGTGGACCGCAACGGCTACATCACCTGGCGCTGGCTCGGCTTCGTGGATCGTGACGTCATCGAGCGCGAGGTGCTGCGCGCCACGCAGTGA
- the aspS gene encoding aspartate--tRNA ligase: MFDARYSIRTHVAGALRAADAGTTVTLAGWVHRRRDHGGLIFVDLRDRSGLVQCVFDPEDSKAAFALAESMRPEWVVKLTGDVRRRPAGTENPALATGEVEVLVTEAEVLNRAETPPFEVESAVATDETLRLKYRYIDMRRPEVLDALVLRDRITQRFRKSLERRGFIEVETPMLGRSTPEGARDFIVPSRLNPGEFYALPQSPQLYKQLLMVGGIERYYQIARCFRDEDLRADRQPEFTQVDIEMSFITQEDLLVMMEEVMHEVLREANVDLPLPLPRLTYAEAMDRFGSDRPDLRFGMELVDLSDVFAGTSFKVFASALASDGVVKAIAAKGAGDWSRGRIDALAPVAAEVGAKGLAWIAFTSEGEVRSPIAKFLSEEEMAALTERLGVEPGDLVLFAADERMVANEVLGTLRTHLAGELGLAADGFACLWVVDFPLFKWDTEEDKWSANHHPFTRPFDEHVELVESDPASVLSYSYDLVINGIEVGGGTLRIHDAGLQQRVLKVLGIAEGEAREQFGFLLDALTYGAPPHGGIALGLDRLVMLLAHKHSIRDVIAFPKTSSGACPLTGAPGRVSARQLREVHLRLE, translated from the coding sequence ATGTTCGATGCACGGTATTCGATCCGCACGCACGTGGCGGGTGCCCTGCGCGCTGCCGATGCGGGCACGACGGTGACGCTCGCTGGGTGGGTCCACCGGCGGCGCGACCACGGCGGGCTCATCTTCGTGGACCTGCGCGACCGGAGCGGTCTCGTGCAGTGCGTGTTCGACCCGGAGGACTCGAAGGCGGCGTTCGCGCTCGCCGAGTCCATGCGGCCCGAGTGGGTCGTGAAGCTCACGGGCGACGTGCGCAGGCGTCCGGCAGGGACCGAGAACCCCGCGCTCGCGACGGGCGAGGTCGAGGTGCTCGTCACGGAGGCGGAGGTGCTGAACCGTGCCGAGACGCCGCCGTTCGAGGTCGAAAGCGCGGTCGCCACCGACGAGACGCTCAGGCTGAAGTATCGTTACATCGACATGCGGCGGCCTGAGGTGCTCGACGCTCTCGTGCTGCGCGACCGCATCACGCAGCGCTTCCGAAAGTCGCTCGAGCGTCGCGGCTTCATCGAGGTCGAGACGCCGATGCTCGGTCGCTCAACGCCGGAGGGCGCGCGGGACTTCATCGTTCCGAGCCGGCTGAATCCCGGCGAGTTCTACGCGCTTCCGCAGTCGCCGCAGCTCTACAAGCAGCTCCTGATGGTGGGCGGCATCGAGCGGTACTACCAGATCGCGCGCTGCTTCCGTGACGAGGACCTGCGGGCCGACCGCCAGCCCGAGTTCACGCAGGTGGACATCGAGATGTCGTTCATCACGCAAGAGGACCTCCTTGTGATGATGGAAGAGGTCATGCACGAGGTGCTGCGCGAGGCGAACGTCGACCTGCCGCTCCCGCTCCCGCGCCTGACCTACGCCGAGGCGATGGACCGGTTCGGCAGCGACAGGCCGGATCTGCGCTTCGGGATGGAGCTCGTCGACCTGTCGGACGTCTTCGCGGGCACATCGTTCAAGGTGTTCGCGTCCGCGCTCGCCTCTGACGGCGTCGTCAAGGCGATCGCTGCGAAAGGTGCTGGCGACTGGAGCCGCGGTCGGATCGACGCGCTCGCGCCGGTCGCGGCCGAGGTGGGCGCGAAGGGCCTCGCGTGGATCGCGTTCACCTCCGAAGGCGAGGTGCGCTCCCCGATCGCCAAGTTCTTGAGCGAGGAGGAGATGGCCGCTCTCACGGAGCGTCTGGGCGTCGAGCCGGGCGACCTGGTGCTGTTCGCAGCGGACGAGCGGATGGTCGCGAACGAGGTCTTGGGCACGCTCAGGACCCACCTCGCAGGCGAGCTCGGCCTCGCGGCAGACGGCTTCGCGTGCCTGTGGGTGGTGGACTTTCCGCTGTTCAAGTGGGACACCGAAGAGGACAAGTGGAGCGCGAACCATCACCCGTTCACGCGGCCGTTCGACGAGCACGTCGAGCTGGTCGAGTCGGACCCGGCCTCCGTGCTCTCGTACTCGTACGACCTGGTCATCAACGGCATCGAGGTGGGCGGCGGGACGCTCCGTATCCACGACGCCGGCTTGCAGCAGCGCGTGCTCAAGGTGCTCGGCATCGCTGAGGGCGAGGCCCGCGAGCAGTTCGGCTTCCTTCTGGACGCGCTCACCTACGGGGCGCCGCCGCACGGCGGTATCGCGCTCGGTCTCGACAGGCTCGTGATGCTTCTTGCCCACAAGCACTCGATCCGCGACGTCATCGCGTTCCCGAAGACGTCGTCCGGCGCCTGTCCGCTCACCGGCGCGCCGGGGCGGGTCTCAGCGCGCCAGCTTCGCGAGGTGCACCTGCGGCTGGAGTGA